The genomic interval AAAGCGAGGATTTATGGGATGTTGGGAGGACTAGCTGGAGGGGTGCACAAAGAGTGGACTAACACGGGAAAGTGTGGTCAGAGAAGTGGAAAGGGGAGGATTGTGAGGGAAATAAGCAAATGAGGGTAGGAGGTgtggatttggaaatttggagcCTTTATAGTATATGGACCTCATTTATTTTCTACACCGCTTATCTAGGTCATTGTCACGGGATGCTAGAGCCTGCAATAGAATCACATGAGCCTATCTACCTTGAACTGCTCACTAGCCAATTACAGAGCACATATAGACAACCAAACATTCTCAactaaatgtttaattaaccTGCAAAGCAAGATGTTACCCTAACCCGCGTCCGATCAGTGTAACCATTCTAAAAACAACCTTTTATTGTACTCTTAAGTCAAACCTTTGACTTTATTGTAATGACTGATCCTCCTTGGTTATTTGTCCACCAGGTAAAGGTTGTATTCGGAGTTACTTGGCCATACGGATTCATATTAAATTAAGCGGTTAAACCACTGCCTCTTTTCTGCCCGTCCCAGTCAGTACATTCTGGTGTCTTTATGTATCCAAAATTGAATGCAAGAGCTGCTGCAATTGACAAGTAACAGAGGACAGTCTTATCCAGCTCTCCAGTGTTGACACTACTACTAATCCCCTCCACCTGCTCAAACAGCCACCTCCCCAAAAAACACATCCCTCCCTCTTTTCCACAAGCCCGTGCCGGGGACCCCCAGGGACAGGCTGCACCTCTGCCTTGCTTGGTCTCCACACCGGTTATCATCACAGACCTGGCATCTCTCCCCAACCCCATCCTGCATCACGCACACTAATCACACCCCAAATACAAATAGTTCTCCAATGTTTGGAAGAGACTCTTTGTTTGCATCGGGGcctaacaaaataatttttacaACCTAACCAGTTGTGATTAGGGCAGAGAGAATTGAATTTATGTGGCAttgataatattaatattagCCTAATTAATTATGTTGTTTGAACATGCTCGGCTGTGTGTACCTTCTACACAACGCCAACCAGCCGGAGCTGGAACCGAGCTCTCAGGCGTCTCTATCTCACCCCCGTCCATGACTACTGCACACAATTCATCAAGCCAGAGATATCTAATCCCCTCCGGCGCTGCTCACTTCCCCAAGTAGAAGAAAGAACTTTGCTCCGGTGGCAAGAATTCCCATGAATACTTGATGACTTCTATAGAAATGGAAGGGGTTTTTATTTCACTTTGAAAGTGACATTCACACATATTAAAGCACCGGGCCAACTTGCCGTCGTTGCTCGTCTCCTTTGAGGATAAAGGCAAAGATAAAATCCATCCATTTTGTTTAATGAGTCTCTGGTTAAGGTAAACAGCACTACATTGGGAGCAGCTTTGCAGAGAAGACATTTCCAGCATCATCCATACTTCCTCTTTTAGTGCAAAAAGACAGCAACCGCGGCACAAGCGCTGAGTGAAGAGCTTCTCCCTAGTGTATTTCTCTAATCAGTAAAAGTCAGTATTTCATCTCCGCTGACCCGGAGTGTGCACTTCTAGCCGGGAACGTCTTTGAGCAAGTGTTGATCTCTGCAATTACAGTGACACATGCTCAGTGACCCATCGCAGCAGTCATCTGAACCAACAAAGGACCACCCAAACCTCTGAAGAGGTTCTCAGACCTGCTTCGAGCTTGGATCTCACTTCGTTTCAGTGGCCTCTTGACATTTGCTTTGTGCTTTGGGGTCAATGGTCAGCGAGGTGGTCATGTGTCTCTCTTATCCTGACAGAGCTCCATCCCCTGCTTCTCGTGCTGATCAAGACATTATTTGTTTCCCTTTACAGCAGGTTGAGGGTTTATTCTGGGTGCCCAATGGCAGCCAGAGAATTGATAGAGTTGGCAcaatcaaaaataatgttttttttgtacataaatCAATGTCCATTTAAGGTGAAATCTAAATATGGGTGACAttagtatttaaaaacaaatattacattgATACACATTTTAAGCAAGAGGTAAAATGCACATAACCCCAAGGAACAGTTACCATCAGGCGTTTTGATGCCAACGCTAGGAAAGTCTATCAAGTTGCATCCTCTTAAGCGGAGGCGTCTCTATCCAAAGTGCATCAATTCATTGAAGCATGGCAGCGGACTCTGGTATTGGACGGAGGGTGTTTGCCAAGTGTTGGCTCAGTCATTAGCTGAAGTGGCGAGCCAATCGTGCTGAACGGTAGTCCACTCGGAGCTGGACGAAAGCGTGCAGGAGGTTGCGGTCCAGATTGGTCAGCTGCTCACCTGAACACACCTGCTTTAGGTTGTCAGGGGCAACGACCAGAAGGTTACAAAGGGCATGTAGAGTGTCAAAGAGCTGCAGGACCAGAGGCACCTGCAGGGTGGATACAGAAAAAAGCATGTGAACAAAAACAGTAATCCTGAACGCATAATCTGATGTAATTACTAATTAGTATACATAGACAAATGTCACAAAGAAACTCTTAAGCTAAGCAACTTAAGATCACACTATGTTCAAATTTAGAGAGCAAACTATGCTTTAAAAGGTTCTAAAAACGCAACACAGTGgctaaactgtttttttaaatagttctgtAGTTTAGGTATCAGATTGTTAGATTCCTTTTAAGGTTTTGCATGTCTTGCTTGTTAGTGCTCATTGAATCACCAGTTTGTCAACATCACCAAACATTTGAACTCAAAATTCTTTTGTGTGAATAGTTACTTGTCCAAATGTGCCATGAGATTGATTGCTGGTGACCAGTCCACGATGCACACCACATTTTTCccaaactcagctgggatagggccTAGCTCAACTCAACTGTGATGAGGACATCTGGTGTATAAAATGGCTTTCCAACAAATGTTGAACATCATAATGTCTGACTTAATATGAATGATTTACTGAGTTTGCAGTTtgtttgttcttattttttcctaacaatacagtcgcaaaagATAATATGGAAAAACAGAAATATTTAGGCTACAGTTAATTGGCAGGGCACACATTTCAATCAGAAAAGACTGCGGAAATGGCCATGacaatacataaatacaaaagATGACAGCTAAATGTCATGTGATGACCGAGAAGAAGATTGGCCAGTGAGTAAGCACCGTTAATAGTTTATATTGGCTTAATGTGTACTACTTATTTTAGTTGCTCATATCTTTGTTTTGATTGAACACTGAACTTGTAGTGAattgctttttatatttttgatcaAAGGTCACTAACCTGGATACTTTGTGACAAGTATTGCCAGGTTGAGTAATAaggatcttttttttatcactgttaATATCATTTTTAAGGTTTGGGTATGGGAGTTTTTATAGTTTTGACGGCAGAATACATCTGAATTGAATTTTGGAGATGCCAGATTAATCCTTACCAAGACATAGGAAAGGAGCTACGTGAAAAGTTAAGTTATATTTCAAGAGCAGGATGCACAGGCTATTTTTGTAAGGGGGGTGGCCATGTTTTGCCATGGACCTCTGCCCCACTCTCACCCTGAAGTCCTTGGCGCATCGTCGGTATTCAGCCACATCGCAGATGGCCAGCATGCCTCCCATAGAGCTGTAGCTGTACTGTTGGAGGTGCTCGTGAATGAGTCTGTGGAAGCGAACTCCCAACTCTGTCAGCACCGTGTCCACATTCTTGCCATCCATAGATTTCCGCACATGTTCTACCTGCCGTCTCACGTAGACACAGTCTTTGGCACAGGCCTACCCAAATATAATTAAGGAGACATTTAAAAcatggaagaagaaaaatatttcccttttttatagCTTATGTCATATTTACTGCGGTGTACTGTATCAGGACGTTGTTTTCATCCTCTGGCTTGAAATcagtctttttttgttctgttgcCAAGATGTGCTTCATTTGTCCCACCATGCAGTTTAGCGTTCTGCAGCATTAAATACAAGCAGCATTTACAATCCATTCAAAACCCAATGTGGGTTTTCTGTTGGAACTCACTAACCTGTCTATTCCTGTGTCCAGTTTTACCTCCATTTGTTCGATgacttctttctttttgtgcaaACATTCAGCCAGCTTTGGGGATGAACTGTAAACACAAATTTGAATAATAACGCAAACCTAAGGTAGGTCATCTGACAACCTAAATAACTCAACATTAAAATGGTTGAGCAATTGTGTACCTATTGTGTGATACACACAGCAGATTTCATTGTGCTTGAATCAGTATAAAAGCTGAATAAAACTGTATTTTACAAATATATGCTGACTTTTTTATATTATCAGGAGTCACAATTGTCATATGCTTATTGTTCTGTTTGTACAAGCCCAATACCAATGAACTTGGGAGTCatgttaaatataaataaaaacagaatacaatgatttgcaaatcatgttaaACTTAATATGTTTAAACCAATACACTACAAAACACGTGATTTTTAATGTCCAAACTAATAAACCTTGATTTTAGAAAATAATCATGAACTTCGAGTTTCAAAAATGtactttgccattttttaattaGAATTGTCTTTTTCAGTATGTGTACAGATTGTGTAGCCAATAAAGCGTTTAACCTTATTAGAGGCATAAGATGGTCGTTGAACTGCTTGTCAAACAAGTGAAATATGGAGTTTGCCTGTTGGACAACATCAAGGAAGTACAAATTGGCATTCTTGGCATCTGAGGAGGGAATTGCTGTATGGAAGCAAGAGAGCGAGAATATAATCAAATGATACGCTTGAGTGTTGGCCCAATGCAGTCAAATCTTTATTTCTCTTCTATGAATTCTTCTCAGTAAAAACACTTTAGTGGCAGCTAAAGTTAAACTAAGATAACATTTCACATGATTCACCTGTTCTCCGACACAATCCTAAAAGATGACTGTACCTGAAAGGCCGATCTCCAAAGCATAGTCAATGTGGTCCACACAAAGATGCTCGACCAGCAGCAAGAAGATTAAAAAGGCGTTCTTTGGCAAGTCTGCTGGATCTGAAAGCTGTGATTGTGATCAAAAAGCCAAGCATGAGGTTTGGATTACGAAGCATAGCCGAACTTAAAACGTAACACATGTAGGCTCACCCTGTTGCATCTCTCAAAGGCGTGACGAGTTTCTTGCAGAAGGTTGACCACCAATTCCGGAGAGAGAAACGTTTCCCCGTGGGTGTCAATACTAGGGCCCAAGGGTAGATTGGTGCGCTGTCTGATTCGCTCCTTTAGGTCTTGGATACTGCGCGGACAAGAACTTTAACATTAGTACGTGATTGTGAAATGAgcactgtttaaaaaataaataaaataaataaatctgaccTTCCAGTGCCAATTGGACGTTTCTGGTGATTCTTGGAGTCGTAGTAACGTTGAAGAATCATGGCGCCGCGATTGCGAAGGTAGTCCTTTTCCATATCAATGTAGCTTTCCAGGTAGGAGGAGAAAATGCTCTTTATGAGCTTGGACAGGAAAGTGTGCTTGTCGGAGCCCAGGTTGAACTCACTGAGCTGGGTGGCCAACAACGTGGTTCTGGTGTATTTGGACACAAACCATAAGGATGAAGAATGTGGTATATACATAAAGGAAATGAAAGGAAGAATGGCTTACCTGGTGTAAAGGTCATAGAGGTTCTTGAGGTACTGTTCCACATCAGAGTGTCGTGTGCCATCCAGTTTTTCCCTTACATGGGCCTAATCACACAGAAACTTGTTAATAAAAGGCCCATTGAGAAAAGTCACTTTCAAAAGTCGACAAAAGAAGTACCTGTAATTTGTTCTCAAAGATATTCTGGATGAGTTTGGCCATGATGGTCTCTGGGCTGCTGAAGACCTCGCCTACCTGTTTGTTGACCCTTTGGCAGAGGGCTGCTGTGTCTTCAAACACATTATTCTTCATGTAAGCACCCTAGACCCAATGCAAGGACTACATTTAATAACTACACATCCCATTTTTAGTAAAAGAAACCTCACTTACATCCTGACACTGTTTGATGTAGACATCGACACAGTGAGCGTAGCCCTtcagaaaaacaacacaatggtTACAATTTTTAGTAATAAGAGGAAaacctagaaaaaaaaataaaaacaggaacAAAAGAAATACAGT from Stigmatopora argus isolate UIUO_Sarg chromosome 15, RoL_Sarg_1.0, whole genome shotgun sequence carries:
- the exoc5 gene encoding exocyst complex component 5 translates to MATTAQLFEEPFDADEYIERLAWRTPGGGSKGGVEAFDPKRLLEEFENHIEELKQLDEKIQRRVEKLEHQCHREAKEFAHKVQDLQRSNQVAFQHFQELDEHISYVATKVCHLGDQLEGVNTPRQRAVEAQRLMTYFNEFLDGELRSDVFNNPDKIKEAADIIQKLHLIAQELPFDRFSDVKAKIASKYHDLERQLIQEFTAAQRRGEIGRMREVAAVLLHFKGYAHCVDVYIKQCQDGAYMKNNVFEDTAALCQRVNKQVGEVFSSPETIMAKLIQNIFENKLQAHVREKLDGTRHSDVEQYLKNLYDLYTRTTLLATQLSEFNLGSDKHTFLSKLIKSIFSSYLESYIDMEKDYLRNRGAMILQRYYDSKNHQKRPIGTGSIQDLKERIRQRTNLPLGPSIDTHGETFLSPELVVNLLQETRHAFERCNRLSDPADLPKNAFLIFLLLVEHLCVDHIDYALEIGLSAIPSSDAKNANLYFLDVVQQANSIFHLFDKQFNDHLMPLISSSPKLAECLHKKKEVIEQMEVKLDTGIDRTLNCMVGQMKHILATEQKKTDFKPEDENNVLIQYTAACAKDCVYVRRQVEHVRKSMDGKNVDTVLTELGVRFHRLIHEHLQQYSYSSMGGMLAICDVAEYRRCAKDFRVPLVLQLFDTLHALCNLLVVAPDNLKQVCSGEQLTNLDRNLLHAFVQLRVDYRSARLARHFS